In the genome of Actinomycetota bacterium, one region contains:
- a CDS encoding RIP metalloprotease has translation MSGLLGVVIFVLSLLASIGLHELGHMLPAKRFGVRVSQYMIGFGPTLWSKSKGDTEYGLKAIPLGGYVRIVGMFGPRRKPLVEGEEGTFTSLIEGARAASLQEIREGEEDRAFYLLSAPKKFIVMFGGPFTNFLIACVLISIANVGLGLSTPTTTIAKVVDCVPTTANPEGILSTDNSCGSGLFSPAYSAGLKPGDQLVSVNGVTLTDWLSLGTVIDPLAGKRATIQILRDGEKQSLSIKLARREIPVYDEQGNDTGKKETVGFVGIRPQNATERRNILEMPGYIYGQVKTTLRALLSFPKATLSMSETLVTSKPRDENGPISVVGISQVSGQIATEDSVAISDKIYAFLMLIASINMFLFIFNLVPVLPLDGGHIAGAIYEGLRKQLARLRKKPDPGPVDTARMMPMALLMGVFLISIAVLSILLDLIKPISF, from the coding sequence ATGTCGGGATTGCTCGGAGTCGTCATCTTCGTTTTGTCGCTTCTGGCATCAATCGGATTGCACGAACTGGGTCACATGTTGCCAGCTAAGCGCTTTGGCGTCCGAGTAAGTCAGTACATGATTGGCTTTGGCCCCACACTTTGGTCTAAATCAAAAGGAGACACCGAATACGGACTAAAGGCCATACCGCTTGGTGGCTATGTTCGAATAGTCGGGATGTTCGGACCACGCAGAAAACCACTTGTCGAGGGTGAAGAGGGAACCTTCACTTCGTTAATTGAAGGCGCTCGAGCGGCCTCACTTCAAGAGATTCGTGAAGGCGAAGAAGATAGGGCGTTCTATTTACTATCTGCCCCAAAGAAATTTATCGTCATGTTCGGCGGACCATTCACCAATTTCCTCATCGCCTGCGTATTGATCTCAATTGCAAATGTTGGCCTTGGACTTTCAACTCCAACCACGACCATTGCCAAAGTGGTTGATTGCGTTCCAACGACTGCTAACCCCGAAGGAATCCTGTCAACGGATAATTCGTGTGGCAGTGGTCTATTTTCGCCGGCTTATTCGGCTGGACTAAAACCTGGCGACCAGTTGGTTTCGGTAAATGGCGTGACGCTGACTGACTGGCTTTCGCTGGGAACAGTTATTGATCCGCTAGCCGGCAAGCGGGCGACGATTCAAATTCTGCGCGATGGCGAAAAGCAGTCTCTGAGTATCAAACTGGCAAGGCGCGAGATTCCAGTTTACGACGAGCAAGGCAACGACACTGGCAAGAAGGAAACAGTCGGCTTTGTCGGAATTCGGCCACAGAATGCCACGGAACGAAGAAATATTCTGGAAATGCCTGGCTACATATATGGGCAAGTTAAAACAACCTTGCGCGCGCTGCTCTCATTCCCAAAAGCTACGTTAAGCATGAGTGAGACTTTGGTCACCTCAAAGCCCCGAGATGAAAATGGGCCAATCAGCGTTGTTGGCATCAGTCAAGTCAGTGGGCAAATCGCTACTGAAGATTCAGTTGCAATATCAGACAAGATTTATGCATTTCTCATGCTGATTGCATCAATCAACATGTTCCTCTTCATCTTCAATTTGGTACCTGTGTTACCGCTAGATGGTGGTCACATTGCTGGAGCTATTTACGAAGGCCTCAGAAAGCAGCTGGCCAGATTGCGTAAAAAGCCCGATCCTGGGCCCGTTGACACCGCCCGAATGATGCCGATGGCACTGCTAATGGGAGTGTTTCTAATCTCAATTGCCGTGCTGTCGATTCTGCTGGATTTGATAAAGCCCATCTCGTTCTAG
- a CDS encoding carotenoid biosynthesis protein — MSNLQLRLKIVPAALLVLTIAFNIAWPIASGHTRTVLTILGVLSFFAESTIHAFVYRGTKFVLTFLFAVLSLSFLAEVIGVHTGLPFGNYSYAPTLGWQLWQVPLLIPLAWFMMMYPCWLIAIRLTVSRIWQIAIASWLMATWDLFLDPQMVTEGFWTWHGYASRESNDIPLSNFFGWLMTAVIVFAVLSAVLPKNSSLDFELAKPEVRNLDLVPFLAVAWVWLGSFIANIGWFKPFLDQPDTAISGLVGMGIVLVPFYWRLVRQLRVSYS; from the coding sequence ATGAGTAATCTGCAACTGCGCCTCAAAATTGTGCCAGCCGCTTTATTGGTACTTACCATTGCATTCAACATTGCTTGGCCAATTGCCAGTGGCCACACTCGAACAGTACTGACAATCTTGGGTGTGCTTAGTTTCTTTGCTGAGTCGACAATTCATGCCTTTGTTTATCGGGGAACGAAATTTGTACTCACATTTCTATTTGCGGTGCTGTCACTTTCGTTTTTGGCCGAAGTAATTGGAGTGCACACTGGCCTACCATTCGGGAACTATTCCTATGCCCCGACACTGGGCTGGCAGCTTTGGCAAGTGCCATTACTCATTCCACTGGCCTGGTTCATGATGATGTATCCCTGTTGGTTGATTGCAATTCGGTTAACTGTAAGTCGAATCTGGCAGATCGCCATCGCAAGCTGGTTAATGGCTACTTGGGACTTGTTTCTCGATCCCCAAATGGTGACAGAAGGATTTTGGACTTGGCACGGTTATGCCAGCCGAGAATCTAACGATATTCCCCTGAGCAATTTCTTCGGCTGGCTCATGACTGCTGTCATTGTCTTCGCTGTTCTGAGCGCAGTTCTGCCAAAAAATTCGAGTCTCGATTTCGAATTAGCCAAACCTGAAGTTCGCAACTTAGACCTGGTCCCATTTTTAGCAGTGGCCTGGGTGTGGCTAGGTAGTTTCATCGCGAACATTGGTTGGTTCAAGCCATTTCTTGATCAACCAGATACCGCAATCAGTGGCTTGGTTGGAATGGGGATCGTCTTAGTGCCATTTTATTGGCGCTTGGTACGCCAACTACGAGTTAGTTATTCATGA
- a CDS encoding aldehyde dehydrogenase family protein: MKSAYPFWIAGKATVSDQIVQVNHPTGGLVAEHYLPTDDDVERAVAAAWSVRHEAAATSAAKRAAALMHVSNQLQARHEEVARIITDEGGKPIMWSRVEVNRAISTFRWAAEEARRFGGELQRIDTDATSEGRIGVIRRFPLGPVLGIAPFNFPLNLVAHKVAPALAVGAPIIIKPAAATPISALILGEILSETDLPAGMWSILPISREATSRITTDERLPILSFTGSDTVGYEIQKLIPHKHVILELGGNAAAVVLDDWSSEQDIEFAATRIATFGASQAGQSCISVQRVIIHDAIYDKIVPKIVDKTQALTLTDAYDEKTVVGPLINEANAQRVEQWVDEAVAGGAKVLTGGQRDGAYYQATVLTDVPGKAKVSACEVFGPVIVLTRVKSTEEAFAVVNDSDYGLQAGVFTHDIQTAFLAQSTLEVGGVIIGDVPAFRADHMPYGGLKNSGVGKEGVRWAMEDLTHERIMVLTDLTL; this comes from the coding sequence ATGAAATCTGCCTACCCGTTTTGGATCGCCGGAAAGGCCACGGTGAGTGACCAGATTGTTCAGGTTAACCACCCAACCGGTGGCCTTGTGGCCGAACACTATTTGCCAACAGATGATGATGTTGAGCGTGCAGTTGCTGCCGCTTGGTCAGTCAGGCACGAGGCAGCGGCAACATCGGCTGCTAAGCGAGCCGCCGCGTTGATGCATGTCTCAAATCAGTTGCAGGCACGCCATGAGGAGGTTGCCCGAATCATCACGGACGAAGGCGGTAAGCCGATTATGTGGTCGCGCGTTGAGGTTAATCGCGCAATCAGTACTTTTAGATGGGCAGCAGAAGAAGCTAGGCGATTTGGCGGGGAACTTCAACGCATCGACACAGATGCAACAAGTGAAGGGCGCATCGGTGTCATTCGAAGGTTTCCGCTGGGCCCAGTGCTGGGGATTGCACCATTTAATTTCCCACTCAATTTAGTTGCACACAAAGTAGCTCCTGCGTTAGCAGTCGGTGCTCCGATCATCATCAAGCCGGCCGCAGCCACACCGATTAGCGCACTGATTCTTGGTGAAATCCTGAGTGAGACTGATCTACCGGCAGGAATGTGGTCGATTCTGCCAATCTCTCGTGAAGCGACCTCACGAATCACAACCGATGAACGCTTGCCAATTTTGTCCTTCACGGGATCAGATACCGTCGGCTATGAGATTCAAAAACTAATCCCGCATAAACATGTCATCCTCGAATTAGGTGGCAATGCTGCCGCTGTAGTGCTTGACGACTGGTCAAGTGAACAAGACATCGAATTCGCCGCCACCCGGATTGCAACATTCGGTGCGTCACAAGCTGGGCAATCCTGTATTTCGGTGCAGCGCGTGATAATTCATGATGCGATTTACGACAAAATTGTGCCGAAGATAGTCGACAAAACACAAGCCCTTACGCTAACTGATGCCTACGATGAGAAAACAGTTGTCGGGCCACTGATTAATGAGGCTAATGCTCAGCGAGTTGAGCAATGGGTTGATGAAGCAGTGGCTGGCGGTGCAAAGGTTTTAACCGGAGGTCAGCGTGATGGCGCTTATTACCAAGCAACGGTTCTTACTGATGTGCCCGGTAAGGCAAAAGTTTCAGCATGTGAAGTATTCGGACCAGTTATCGTGCTCACTCGTGTTAAGTCAACGGAAGAAGCCTTCGCGGTAGTCAATGACTCGGATTACGGTTTACAAGCTGGAGTATTCACTCATGACATACAAACAGCATTTTTGGCGCAAAGTACCTTGGAAGTTGGCGGCGTTATCATCGGAGATGTGCCAGCTTTCCGGGCAGATCACATGCCTTATGGTGGCTTGAAAAATTCTGGAGTGGGTAAAGAAGGTGTGCGTTGGGCAATGGAAGATTTAACCCACGAGCGCATCATGGTGCTCACTGACTTAACGCTCTAG
- a CDS encoding glycosyltransferase, whose amino-acid sequence MMHQIMLVSAIFSWVLALMALVNLRTMVRPLKTDPPEVLESVEILIPARNEQSTIASCVTCALAQTRIFDLKVTVLDDGSSDDTLAELNKIVDKRLKVLPGDEELPKGWLGKPWACARLAAQSKAEYLVFIDADVDLNVDAVAHGIEMMHRANLSLISPYPKQLAQTILTRLIQPLLQWSWLSTVVLSIARTTKRSSLAVANGQFLICRRSDYELVGGHSSAADQVLDDIMLLRSFYKAGLTGTVADGTKLATCHMYETDRELVDGYSKSLWRAFNGIVGSVFTNALLFIVYTLPLYGLLTQDWLLALLALIGASYGRWIVAVRTGQHRIPDVFTHGLAIAVFVGLNIFSWLKHLLGRNTWKGRSV is encoded by the coding sequence ATGATGCACCAAATCATGCTCGTGAGCGCAATCTTCAGTTGGGTCTTAGCACTAATGGCATTAGTTAATCTGCGCACTATGGTGCGTCCGCTTAAGACAGATCCACCGGAAGTGCTTGAGTCCGTAGAAATCCTGATCCCAGCCCGGAATGAGCAATCAACGATTGCGTCCTGTGTAACCTGCGCTCTTGCCCAAACAAGAATCTTTGACTTGAAAGTTACGGTTCTAGATGATGGCTCGAGTGATGACACACTGGCCGAACTTAACAAGATTGTCGATAAGCGGCTAAAAGTTCTGCCAGGTGATGAAGAGTTGCCGAAAGGTTGGCTGGGAAAGCCCTGGGCTTGCGCTCGGCTGGCTGCCCAATCAAAGGCAGAATACTTGGTCTTTATTGATGCTGATGTCGACCTAAATGTAGACGCAGTTGCCCACGGCATCGAAATGATGCACCGGGCAAATCTGTCATTAATTAGTCCGTATCCAAAACAATTGGCCCAAACTATCCTGACTAGATTAATTCAGCCACTCTTGCAATGGTCGTGGCTATCTACCGTTGTACTTTCGATTGCAAGAACGACGAAGCGTTCTAGTTTGGCGGTGGCAAATGGTCAATTCTTAATTTGTCGCAGATCAGATTACGAACTCGTCGGTGGACACAGTTCCGCAGCAGACCAAGTACTAGATGACATCATGCTCCTGCGCTCGTTTTACAAGGCTGGTTTGACCGGGACTGTGGCAGATGGCACCAAGTTGGCCACTTGTCACATGTATGAAACTGACCGTGAGCTTGTCGATGGATACAGCAAGAGTTTGTGGCGAGCATTTAATGGCATCGTCGGCTCAGTATTTACTAATGCGCTCTTGTTCATTGTTTACACACTCCCGCTCTACGGACTGCTAACCCAAGACTGGCTGTTGGCCCTGCTAGCACTCATTGGGGCAAGTTACGGCCGCTGGATTGTTGCGGTACGAACCGGGCAACACCGAATCCCAGATGTGTTTACCCACGGTTTGGCGATTGCGGTCTTCGTTGGTCTAAATATCTTCTCGTGGTTAAAACACCTCTTAGGCAGGAACACCTGGAAAGGTAGATCTGTTTAA
- a CDS encoding 1-deoxy-D-xylulose-5-phosphate reductoisomerase yields MTEISKSTPRRIVILGATGSIGKQALEIVENNPDLFQVVGLSAGSNLELLAQQAIKFSVDSVAIADETRAEQLIQILQDKANGKAIPKVLAGANGAAALASSQCDVVLNGITGSAGLLPTVATLKAGTQLALANKESLVIGGRAVTSLAQPGQIVPVDSEHSALAQCLRSGSKSEVRKLILTASGGPFRNATAEQLAGVTVEQALNHPTWTMGPVVTINSATMFNKGLEIIEAHLLFSVPLDRIEVVVHPQSVVHSMVEFIDGSTIAQASPPDMHLPIALGLAWPDRVADSSAACDWSSATQWSFEPVNDELFPAVQTAKRVGQLAGTAPAVMNAANEVAVDLFLGEKLPYLGIMQLVQATVEQHIISGFVSDEHLTIEDVIRASDWATNFARQLNERGSS; encoded by the coding sequence GTGACCGAAATTTCTAAATCGACACCCCGCCGAATCGTAATTCTTGGCGCTACTGGATCAATTGGCAAACAGGCATTAGAGATTGTCGAAAATAATCCTGACCTATTCCAAGTGGTTGGACTTTCAGCTGGTAGCAATCTGGAGTTACTTGCCCAACAGGCAATCAAATTCAGCGTTGACTCGGTTGCCATTGCAGATGAGACCAGGGCTGAGCAACTAATTCAGATTTTGCAGGACAAGGCAAATGGGAAAGCAATTCCCAAGGTGCTCGCTGGAGCGAATGGCGCTGCCGCACTTGCCTCCAGCCAATGCGATGTCGTTCTGAACGGCATCACTGGCTCTGCCGGACTGCTACCAACAGTTGCTACCTTGAAGGCCGGCACCCAGTTGGCATTGGCCAATAAAGAATCCCTCGTAATCGGTGGCCGGGCCGTAACTTCGTTAGCCCAGCCAGGGCAGATTGTCCCGGTTGATTCAGAACATTCGGCACTAGCTCAGTGTTTGCGCTCAGGTAGCAAATCCGAGGTGCGAAAACTTATTCTCACCGCCAGCGGCGGCCCATTTCGCAATGCGACGGCCGAGCAATTAGCTGGTGTGACAGTCGAACAAGCTCTAAATCATCCAACTTGGACCATGGGGCCCGTGGTCACAATCAATTCTGCAACGATGTTCAACAAGGGTCTTGAAATTATTGAGGCACATTTACTTTTTTCTGTTCCATTGGATCGAATTGAAGTTGTCGTTCATCCACAATCAGTCGTTCACTCAATGGTGGAATTTATTGATGGTTCAACAATTGCGCAAGCAAGTCCGCCCGATATGCACCTGCCGATTGCACTAGGGCTAGCTTGGCCAGACCGGGTGGCCGACAGTAGCGCCGCTTGCGATTGGTCGAGTGCTACCCAGTGGTCGTTTGAGCCAGTTAATGACGAGTTATTTCCGGCCGTGCAAACCGCCAAGCGAGTTGGGCAACTTGCCGGCACTGCGCCTGCGGTTATGAATGCTGCCAACGAAGTGGCAGTGGATCTTTTTCTAGGTGAGAAACTTCCATATCTGGGCATAATGCAATTAGTACAAGCAACAGTTGAGCAGCACATCATCAGCGGATTCGTGTCGGATGAACACCTGACAATTGAGGATGTAATTAGGGCCAGTGACTGGGCGACGAACTTTGCCCGGCAACTAAATGAGCGCGGGAGTAGTTAA
- a CDS encoding flavodoxin-dependent (E)-4-hydroxy-3-methylbut-2-enyl-diphosphate synthase, with protein sequence MSAPIGMPELPPPVLAPRRKSRQLLLRHDKSPVLVGGGAPVSVQSMATTLTADINSTLQQIAELTASGCQIVRVAVPSQDDADALPIIAKKSSIPVIADIHFQPKYVFAAIDAGVAAVRVNPGNIKQFDDKVKEIAKAAGETGTPIRIGVNAGSLDKRLLEKYGKATPEALVESALWECSLFEEHGFRDLKISVKHHDPVVMVQAYRLLAEQCDYPLHLGVTEAGPQFQGTIKSAVAFGALLSQGIGDTIRVSLSAPPVEEVKVGIQILESLNLKQRGLEIVSCPSCGRAQVDVYTLAEQVTEGLKDFEVPLRVAVMGCVVNGPGEAREADLGVASGNGKGQIFVRGEVIKTVPESEIVATLLEEAHKLAAEMGETGAPSVSIS encoded by the coding sequence ATGTCAGCACCGATTGGAATGCCAGAGCTTCCCCCTCCCGTATTAGCCCCACGTCGGAAAAGTCGACAGCTGTTACTGCGTCACGATAAGAGTCCCGTTTTAGTCGGTGGCGGAGCGCCAGTTAGTGTCCAATCAATGGCCACCACACTGACCGCCGACATAAATTCAACGCTTCAGCAAATTGCTGAGTTGACGGCATCTGGCTGCCAGATAGTGCGCGTGGCTGTGCCGAGTCAGGATGACGCAGATGCCCTGCCGATTATTGCTAAGAAGAGCAGTATTCCAGTTATCGCTGACATCCACTTCCAACCCAAATACGTATTTGCCGCAATCGATGCTGGCGTGGCAGCGGTACGAGTAAATCCGGGCAACATTAAACAGTTCGATGACAAGGTCAAAGAGATTGCCAAAGCAGCAGGTGAAACTGGAACACCAATTCGTATCGGCGTGAATGCTGGAAGTTTGGATAAGCGACTTTTGGAGAAGTACGGCAAAGCGACTCCAGAGGCACTAGTTGAGTCAGCGCTCTGGGAGTGCTCACTTTTTGAAGAACATGGTTTCCGCGATCTAAAAATTTCGGTTAAGCACCACGACCCAGTGGTTATGGTGCAGGCTTATCGGTTACTTGCTGAACAGTGTGACTACCCATTGCACTTGGGGGTAACTGAGGCCGGTCCACAGTTCCAAGGAACCATCAAATCTGCGGTAGCTTTTGGTGCACTTTTATCACAAGGTATTGGCGACACAATTCGCGTTTCACTATCAGCACCACCAGTTGAAGAAGTAAAAGTCGGTATTCAAATTCTGGAGTCCTTGAATTTGAAACAGCGTGGCCTCGAGATTGTTTCGTGTCCATCTTGTGGCCGCGCTCAAGTTGATGTCTACACCTTGGCAGAGCAGGTTACTGAAGGATTGAAAGACTTTGAAGTTCCTTTGCGTGTGGCAGTTATGGGCTGTGTGGTGAATGGACCTGGTGAAGCTCGCGAAGCCGATCTAGGTGTTGCCAGCGGAAATGGAAAGGGTCAGATTTTTGTTCGTGGCGAAGTTATCAAAACAGTTCCCGAATCAGAAATCGTAGCCACTTTGCTCGAGGAGGCACACAAACTAGCTGCTGAAATGGGCGAGACCGGAGCGCCAAGCGTTTCCATTTCATAA
- a CDS encoding GNAT family N-acetyltransferase — protein sequence MGFELRPIDANSLDQLNELICANPVRNSYVASRLEQHGLAGINRRSLEIVGAFAGQRLESAMLFGANLVPIATTQPTQKVFADLLVRQGRKCSSIVGPANEVLQLWSMLEHAWGPARAIRPNQPLMMTQTPSLIAGDDRVHYSSLTDLDVIFPACVSMFTQEVGISPVDNGGGPAYRNRISELISARHSFVRIDNDQVTFKTEVGSVGAGVAQLQGVWVNPELRGQGVGASALSTVVRYVLADIAPTVSLYVNDFNRSAISVYEKVGFKQVDSFATVLF from the coding sequence ATGGGGTTCGAACTCCGTCCAATCGATGCCAACAGCCTCGACCAACTTAATGAACTTATTTGCGCTAATCCAGTTAGAAATAGTTACGTCGCATCCCGCCTAGAGCAACACGGTCTGGCTGGAATAAATCGCAGATCTTTGGAAATTGTGGGTGCTTTTGCTGGGCAGCGACTGGAGTCGGCGATGTTATTTGGCGCAAACTTGGTTCCGATAGCAACTACGCAGCCGACTCAGAAGGTTTTTGCCGACTTGTTGGTCCGACAAGGTCGTAAGTGCTCTTCGATTGTTGGTCCAGCAAATGAGGTGCTACAACTGTGGTCCATGCTCGAGCACGCATGGGGGCCGGCCCGAGCTATTCGGCCAAATCAACCACTGATGATGACCCAGACTCCAAGTCTGATTGCCGGCGATGATCGGGTCCACTACTCATCCTTAACGGATTTAGATGTGATTTTTCCAGCTTGTGTTTCGATGTTTACTCAGGAAGTTGGCATCTCTCCTGTGGACAATGGCGGTGGGCCCGCTTATCGAAATCGGATCAGTGAACTTATCTCCGCCAGACACTCGTTTGTTCGAATAGATAATGATCAAGTTACTTTCAAGACTGAAGTTGGCAGCGTAGGCGCTGGCGTTGCCCAGTTGCAGGGAGTTTGGGTGAATCCAGAATTGCGCGGTCAAGGTGTTGGGGCTTCTGCGCTTTCAACAGTGGTCAGATATGTGCTAGCTGACATTGCGCCAACCGTCAGCTTGTATGTGAATGATTTCAATAGGTCAGCCATCTCCGTCTATGAAAAAGTTGGCTTCAAGCAGGTTGACAGTTTCGCCACCGTGCTTTTCTGA
- a CDS encoding HAD family hydrolase → MSIKAVIFDWGGTLTPWHPVDLREQWRAYAATYDADRVEELAEALHTAEQSRWSRQLNTMGEVGTGVLEDLFVDAGVDTSSPNHQAALESYLTAWDPHTYTDEDAVPLLEALRGRGIRTGVLSNTMWPRWHHERVLERDGVLHLFDYLLFTSDVATGKPHRTVFADVLYNLDVEPHEAAFVGDRMFDDIHGAQSVGMRGIWIPHSKLPAAETPDLGVVPAAIAQRLADVLHIVNNWNSAENA, encoded by the coding sequence ATGTCAATCAAGGCTGTAATTTTCGATTGGGGTGGCACGCTAACACCGTGGCACCCTGTTGACTTACGCGAGCAATGGCGAGCTTACGCCGCCACATATGATGCAGATCGAGTTGAAGAACTAGCCGAAGCACTGCACACTGCAGAACAGTCGCGGTGGTCTCGCCAGTTGAACACAATGGGCGAGGTTGGCACGGGCGTATTAGAAGATCTGTTTGTTGATGCAGGTGTGGACACTTCGAGCCCAAATCATCAAGCTGCACTGGAAAGTTACTTGACGGCTTGGGACCCCCATACCTACACCGACGAAGACGCGGTTCCACTACTTGAGGCATTGCGCGGTCGCGGCATTCGCACGGGGGTGCTATCAAACACCATGTGGCCTCGTTGGCATCATGAACGAGTACTTGAACGCGATGGAGTACTGCACCTTTTTGATTACCTGCTATTCACTAGCGATGTAGCAACTGGCAAACCACACAGAACGGTGTTTGCCGATGTGCTTTACAACTTGGATGTTGAACCGCATGAAGCGGCTTTTGTTGGCGATCGGATGTTTGATGATATCCACGGCGCGCAGTCGGTGGGAATGCGCGGAATTTGGATCCCGCATTCCAAGTTGCCGGCTGCAGAAACGCCAGATTTGGGAGTTGTTCCGGCGGCGATTGCCCAGCGCTTGGCAGATGTTTTGCACATTGTTAATAACTGGAATAGTGCAGAAAACGCCTAG
- a CDS encoding proline--tRNA ligase, which yields MSTLFLRTLREDPADAEVPSHKLLVRGGFVRRISPGIFSWLPLGYQVYRNVERIIREEMNHAGFQEVHFPALLPREPYEATSRWNEYGPTLFRLQDRKDVDYLLGPTHEEMFTLMVKGEYSSYKDLPVSLYQIQTKFRDEARPRAGILRGREFVMKDSYSFDIDEAGLALSYEKHRQAYIKTFERLGLEFVIVSATSGAMGGSASEEFLAPCEIGEDTFVQCSSCGHAANVEAIVTPSLAQVDASDVPAFHEEATPGASSISDLVEFSNTNFGGSVTAADTLKCVVVMLTHIDGSQSPLVIGLPGDRELDVKRLEAAVHPATARPFEDVDFAKYRQLVKGFIGPQILGTDSQSGIRFAVDPRVAVGTSWISGANKVDTHVYDLVAGRDFSWDEVVDAAEIREGDSCAQCSAPLNIARGIEIGHIFQLGRKYAEALDLKVLDENGKLVTVTMGSYGIGVSRAVAAIAEQSHDEKGLIWPREVAPADVHIVATGKDDEVFSAADELAQSLESSGIRVLIDDRRGVSPGVKFNDSELLGIPTIVVVGKGLADGVVEVRDRHSGAQANVEFAKAHSHIVEVVSG from the coding sequence ATGTCGACCCTGTTCTTACGAACACTGCGGGAAGACCCAGCAGATGCGGAAGTCCCTAGTCACAAACTGCTCGTTCGGGGCGGGTTCGTTCGCCGTATTTCACCGGGCATTTTCTCTTGGCTCCCACTTGGGTATCAGGTTTATCGAAATGTCGAACGGATCATCCGCGAAGAGATGAATCACGCGGGCTTCCAGGAAGTGCACTTCCCAGCTCTATTGCCAAGAGAACCGTACGAGGCGACTTCTCGCTGGAACGAGTACGGCCCAACTTTATTTCGCCTACAAGACCGTAAAGATGTCGATTACTTATTGGGCCCTACGCACGAAGAGATGTTCACTTTAATGGTCAAAGGTGAATATTCCTCCTACAAAGATCTGCCAGTAAGTCTGTACCAGATTCAGACGAAGTTCCGAGATGAAGCTCGTCCTAGGGCTGGAATTTTACGTGGCCGTGAATTCGTCATGAAGGACTCTTATTCTTTTGACATTGATGAGGCCGGACTTGCGCTGTCTTATGAAAAGCATCGTCAGGCATACATCAAAACATTTGAGCGTCTTGGCTTGGAGTTCGTTATTGTTTCGGCAACTTCGGGTGCGATGGGTGGCTCAGCTAGCGAGGAATTTTTAGCGCCATGTGAAATCGGCGAGGACACTTTTGTGCAATGTTCATCTTGTGGCCACGCCGCCAACGTTGAAGCAATTGTGACTCCGTCGTTAGCACAGGTTGATGCCAGCGATGTTCCGGCATTCCACGAAGAGGCAACGCCAGGTGCAAGTTCGATTTCAGATTTGGTTGAGTTTTCAAACACAAATTTCGGCGGCTCAGTTACGGCCGCAGACACTTTAAAGTGCGTCGTGGTTATGCTCACACACATTGATGGGTCGCAAAGCCCATTGGTAATTGGTCTGCCTGGCGATCGCGAATTGGATGTTAAGCGACTTGAAGCCGCTGTTCATCCAGCAACAGCTCGCCCATTTGAAGATGTCGACTTCGCCAAATATAGGCAGTTGGTTAAAGGTTTCATCGGGCCACAAATATTGGGCACAGATTCTCAGTCTGGGATCCGCTTTGCTGTCGATCCACGAGTTGCCGTCGGAACTTCGTGGATTTCCGGAGCTAATAAAGTGGATACGCATGTTTACGACCTAGTTGCTGGCCGTGATTTCAGTTGGGATGAAGTGGTTGACGCTGCAGAGATCCGCGAAGGCGATTCTTGTGCCCAATGCTCAGCGCCGCTGAACATTGCCCGAGGAATCGAAATTGGACACATCTTTCAGCTCGGTCGCAAGTATGCCGAAGCTCTTGACCTGAAAGTTCTTGATGAAAACGGCAAGCTAGTCACGGTAACAATGGGCTCGTATGGCATCGGGGTATCCCGTGCGGTCGCTGCTATTGCTGAACAATCCCATGATGAAAAAGGCTTGATTTGGCCACGGGAAGTAGCGCCTGCGGATGTCCACATTGTGGCCACCGGCAAAGATGATGAGGTGTTTTCAGCCGCAGACGAATTAGCCCAGTCACTTGAAAGCAGTGGAATCCGAGTTTTGATTGATGATCGCAGGGGAGTTTCACCAGGCGTTAAATTCAATGACTCAGAGTTATTGGGCATCCCAACAATTGTTGTTGTCGGCAAGGGGCTAGCCGATGGCGTGGTTGAAGTTCGCGATCGCCATTCTGGCGCACAAGCAAATGTTGAATTCGCTAAAGCTCACTCACACATCGTTGAGGTCGTCTCAGGCTAG